A genome region from Brassica oleracea var. oleracea cultivar TO1000 chromosome C2, BOL, whole genome shotgun sequence includes the following:
- the LOC106324265 gene encoding uncharacterized protein LOC106324265: MPWFSEIANYLAREQEPLKFTGNDKKKFLKDVRRYLWDEPFLYKQCADNIYRRCVAEEEIPGILFHCHGSNYAGHFAVSKTVSKILQAGFWWPTMFKDAHSFISKCDPCQRQGNISKRIEMPQNFILEVEVFDVWGIDFMGPFPSSYNNNTTPFHLVYGKPCHLLVELEYKSAWAVKQMNFDVKPTAERRMIQLNELDEFRHMAFENSKIHKERTKAYHDRKIIPRTFAANDQVLLFNSRLRLFPGKLKSRWSGPFTIKEVKPYGAVVLWSHDGSEFVVNGQRLKPYLAYTEIPEGEDVSLGEPPRA; the protein is encoded by the exons ATGCCTTGGTTTTCAGAAATAGCGAACTACCTGGCCAGAGAACAAGAACCGCTCAAATTCACCGGAAATGACAAGAAGAAATTCTTAAAAGACGTCAGACGCTATCTCTGGGATGAGCCATTCTTGTATAAGCAGTGTGCCGATAATATTTACAGAAGGTGTGTTGCCGAAGAAGAGATACCAGGCATACTCTTCCACTGCCACGGTTCCAACTACGCGGGACATTTTGCTGTAAGCAAAACCGTTTCGAAGATCCTACAAGCTGGTTTCTGGTGGCCTACGATGTTCAAAGATGCCCACTCCTTCATCTCTAAGTGTGATCCATGCCAGAGACAGGGAAATATCAGCAAGAGGATTGAGATGCCACAGAACTTCATCCTGGAAGTTGAGGTATTTGACGTGTGGGGGATCGATTTCATGGGACCATTCCCATCCTCTTACAACAATAA CACCACTCCCTTTCACCTTGTCTATGGGAAACCATGCCATCTCCTAGTGGAGTTGGAGTACAAATCAGCTTGGGCTGTCAAACAGATGAATTTTGATGTGAAACCCACAGCTGAGAGAAGGATGATCCAGCTAAACGAATTGGACGAGTTTCGACATATGGCATTCGAAAACTCCAAGATACACAAGGAGCGCACAAAGGCATATCATGATAGGAAGATCATTCCGAGGACTTTTGCTGCAAATGATCAAGTCCTACTCTTCAACTCTCGCCTGAGGTTGTTTCCCGGGAAGCTTAAATCCCGATGGTCCGGGCCTTTCACTATCAAAGAAGTAAAACCCTATGGAGCAGTTGTGCTGTGGAGTCATGATGGTAGTGAGTTTGTTGTGAACGGTCAGCGTCTAAAGCCATACCTAGCCTACACGGAAATCCCCGAAGGAGAAGATGTCTCTCTCGGAGAACCGCCTCGAGCTTAG
- the LOC106324266 gene encoding reticulon-like protein B15, which yields MSLVNQIVGEGAVADLCVWKNKIKSGITLVMATLIWFLLEIMETRFVPFLCSILLLLMLLLFLWVKFGQLFFIRRPLTPQEIRQEDSPVRALFSKIESLLLMLYEIAYGEDIKTFLSAILYVAIVDTVGSYLNLLTILYICLVCAMTIPVLYLKFQEVIDNFIREVSEEKNKLLEVLKSNVLNKIPRATKEE from the exons ATGTCTCTCGTTAATCAAATAGTTGGCGAAGGAGCAG TGGCGGATTTATGTGTGTGGAAAAACAAGATAAAATCAGGAATCACACTTGTGATGGCCACACTTATTTGGTTCCTGCTGGAGATCATGGAGACTCGATTTGTACCCTTTCTATGTTCAATCTTATTACTCTTGATGCTTCTTTTGTTCCTCTGGGTCAAGTTTGGACAACTATTTTTCATTAG GAGACCTCTCACTCCCCAAGAAATCAGACAAGAAGATTCCCCCGTTAGAGCCTTATTTTCAAAGATCGAAAGTCTTCTCTTGATGCTTTACGAGATCGCATACGGGGAAGACATCAAAACCTTTCTCTCG GCCATCCTTTATGTGGCCATCGTAGACACTGTTGGGAGCTACCTCAACCTCCTTACAATTTTGTATATAT GCTTGGTCTGCGCAATGACGATTCCAGTTTTGTACCTGAAATTTCAAGAGGTTATTGACAATTTCATTAGGGAGGTATCAGAAGAGAAGAACAAGTTACTTGAAGTACTCAAATCTAATGTTCTCAATAAAATTCCCAGGGCCACCAAGGAGGAATAG